GATCATGCCGGAGTTCATTAATAGCGAATTTTCGCGGCAGACCTGTGATGCCCTAGACGAATTTCTGGAGGACGTGCTGGCCGGGCTGCGTCCAGTTCTGGTGTTTCAGGCCCCACCCCAGCACGGCAAGAGCCAGCTGGTCTCCCGGTTGTTTCCTCCGTACGCTTTCGGCATCAACCCGAAGTTCCGCATAGCGGCGTGCTCCTATGCCGCAGACCTGGCTCGCGACATGAACCGCGATGTGCAGCGCATCATGCTGGACGAAGCCTACACCGCCATATTTCCGGATGCCGCGTTGAACACCAAGCGCGTGGTCACGGTGGAGGGGCAGGCGCTTCGCAACTCGGACCGCTTTGATATCGTGGGCACGCGCGGGTATTACGTATGCGCCGGTGTGGGCGGCCCGCTCACGGGCAAAAGCGTGGACATAGGCATCATCGACGACCCGATCAAAAACGAAGAGGAAGCACGCAGCTCCGTTGTCAAAAAATCCATTGCCGCATGGTACCGCACAGTTTTCTTGACGCGCCTGTCCAAATTTTCCGGTCAGATCATCATGGCTACCAGTTGGGCTACCGACGATCTGGCCGCAACGGTGCTCAAGACAAATTCCCGCGCCAAGCATCTCAAATTTCCTGCCATTAACGCCGATGGCGAAGCGCTGGTGCCGGAGCTGCACCCCATTGAAAAATTGTTGGAGACCAAGGCGCAGCTCGCCCCGGCCCAGTGGAGCGCCCTGTATCAGCAGAGTCCTATACAGGAAGGAGGCAACATCTTCCAGGAAGAGTGGATACAGCGCTGGGATTCCTCCGTGCTGCCTCCGTACTGGGATGAGATAATTCAGTCCTGGGACATGACATTCAAGGATACGGACGGCGCGGACTATGTTGTCGGGCAGGTATGGGGCCGCCACCGCGCCAACTACTACCTCTTAGATCAGGTGCGCAAGCGTATGGGGTTTACGGCCTCCAAGGCGGCCGTGCTTGCCATGTGCGCCAAGTATCCGGATACCACGGCCGTGCTCATTGAAGACAAGGCCAACGGTCCTGCGGTGCTGGACGCCCTGCGGGACGATGTGCCCGGCCTGCTGCCTGTGCTGCCGGACGGTTCCAAGGTGGCCCGCGCCTATGCGGTGACGCCATTGTGGGCCGGGGGCAATGTGTGGATACCGGGCGATGATGCGTACTGGACACGTGACTTTGTTGAAGAACTCATCGCTTTTCCGGCCGGGGCGCATGACGACCAGGTGGACAGCATGACACAGGCGCTGCGCTATCTGCGATCGCATGGGCTTTCCGTGTGGGATGCGCTGGCCGAGGGGTAAACAATGGGCAGACGTAAAGATCACAAGCCCGGTGGTAAACACTGGAAGGATGGATTTGACAGCTTCAGCGCCAATCTTGGTCTGCAGCAGGACAACCTGTTGGCCAGGAGCGGCTATAAGCCGGGTAGCTACATCAGCCGCCAACCGCAGGTTCTGGAGGACATGTACCGCACGTCCTGGATAGTGGGCCGCATGGTGGAAGTAGTGGCCGAGGATATGGTACGCGGGGGTGTGGACATACAATCGGCAGATATGGAGGCTTCGGAGATTGACGCACTGCACCGGCTGCTCCGCATCACCGGAGTGCCGGGCAGGCTTGCCGACGCCATAAAGTGGGGGCGGCTCTACGGCGGCGGATTGGCCGTGATCCTGATCGACGGACACGACCTTGCCACGCCGCTTGTCATGGACGACATCGCCGAAGGCAGTTTCCGGGGGCTGTATGTATTGGACCGCAATCAGGTTGTTCCCTCGCAGGAAACCGTTACGGAAATTGGCGGCATGCTGGGATACCCCGAAAGCTACCGCATAAACACCCAAGCGTCGCTCGGTGGCACGGATATTCATTACAGCCGCTGCATCCGGTTCATTGGCGTGGACCTGCCCTGGCAGCAGCGCCAGGGCGAGCAGCAATGGGGTGGCAGTGTCGTAGAGCGGGCCTATGACCGGATACTGGCACTGGATAGCGCCACACACGGCAGCGCGAACCTGCTGTACAAATCGTTCCTGCGGGTCATAGGTGTGAAGAACCTGCGCGAACTGCTGGCGTCCGGGGGCAAGCGCGAGCAGGCGTTGACGAAAATGTTTACCATGATCCGGCAGTTCCAGAGCAATGAAGGAATCACCCTGCTGGATGCAGAAGACACGTTCCAGACTCACGGCTGGACCTTTGCCGGGGTATACGACGCCCTGCAGGCGTTTGCCGAGCAGATATCCGGTGCCACCGGCATTCCTCTGGTTCGTCTGCTGGGGCAGAGTCCCAAGGGCTTCAGCACCGGCGAGTCGGACCTGCGCATTTATTATGATACCATAGCCACCCAGCAGGAGGACGACCTGCGCCCCGCCCTGACCCTGCTTTTCAGCGTGGCTGCCCGTTCGTTGTGGGGCAAGCCGCTGCCGGAGAGCTTTACCTTTGACTTCCGCAGCCTCTACCTGCCCACGGAGGGTGAAAAGAGCCAGATAGCTACTGCGGACGCGCAAAGCGTTGCCGCGCTGCACTCCTCCGGGCTTATTCCCGCGCACATGGCTCTGGCCGAGCTGCGGGACGCCGGGCGCGTGACGGGCAGGTGGACGAGCATTACTGATGAAGATATCGACGCGGCACGCGAAATAGCCACCGCCCCGCCCCTGCCTGAAGGCATTGAACCTGCCGATTCCGCCGTTTTCGCTGACCCCGCTGATGTCGGAGAGGGTACCCCTAATGCCGCCGGAATCTGATCGCCCGGATAAGGGGCAACCGTGGCCCCATCCCTGGACGTTTGCGGACGTTGCCAAAAACAACGCCGAACAGGGCATGTTCCGCCCTTCCCGCGCAGCGGAGCGTGCCTATGAGCGCCAGCTGCGCGGCGTTGCCTCCCAAATCAAAAACGCGCTGGCCGATCCGAAAACCGCCGCCGACAAGCTACGCCGCTATGCCCGCGCGCTGGAACCTTGGGCGCGCCAGTCCGCCGCCAATATGATGTCTGGCGCTGTGCGCAAGAATGAGCAGGCATGGCGCAGCACCGCACGGCGCATGGGGCTGGACATGCGTATCTTCATGTCCACGGATGTGGGGCATGTGGTGCAGCAACGTATTGCCGACAATATGGCGCTGATAAACAGCATGGTGGTGGAGGCCGCCGACAGGGTGGGCGCACTGGTGCAGGAATCCATGATCACGGGGACGCGGGCGGAGGCACTGGCCGACAAGATTGCCCAAATAGGCAACGTGAGCGTCAAGCGGGCAAGGGTTATCGCAGCGACAGAGGTGAGCAAGGCCAGCACGGCGCTCACTCAGGCCCGCGCAGCCAGCGTGGGCAGTGAGGGGTATATCTGGCGTACAGCACGGGACGGCGATACCAGAGACAGCCACCGGGCCATGGAAGGCAAGTTCGTGCGCTGGGACAGCCCGCCCACGCTGGACCGGATGACGGGTCATGCCGGAGAGTTTCCCAACTGCCGGTGTTATCCTGAACCGGTGATCGCCAACGATGCAGGCAAGACCTTCCGGGCACCGCTGCCCACGGCGGTACAGGAGGAAGCAGCAGGAACCCACGTGCTGCGCAGCCATTGGGAAAAGCTGCCCACAAGTCCTGTGGTGCCGCATATGCAGGGCGAGGCGCTGGTGGGTGCGGACGCGGCGATGTTCGACCTGCGCAAGGCGAGCGCTTACGTGCTGTCGCCCGACAGCCACATCGGCAAGCATAAGGCACGTATGTTTCAGGCGGCGCTGGGATTCGGCCCGGAACACGCCGAGGAGCTGCAGCGCCAGGTCATGGGGTTGCTGCCCATGCTACCCGCCAGCCGCAAACCAGATGGCGTGGACAGTTACGGCGAACGCTTCGAGGTCGAGGTACCTGTTACCGGAGCCAACGGCAAAACAGTTGCCGTAAAGACATCATGGATATATGATCAGGTCGCCAATGCACGCAGGCTCACCCCCAGGCTGATTACCATGCGTGTGAGCGGGAAAAAACCATGAGCTATGCAGAACTGGATACAATACGGACCTCAGGCCCGCTGACCGTGACAGATGACGGTACAACCCACCATATCCCGGCCGGGACGGAGGGCACCGTTGTGTATGTCCACGACCGGGCTGCGGCCTACGAAGTCGAATTTGTTCTTGCCCCCGGCTCTTACGGTCCCAATGACGAGATCCTAGATTATCCTGTGGAGTGCCTTGCTACCCTCACACCGGACCAGATTACGGAAAGGGCTCCCGATGCGTGATTTTACGATGTGCGGGCCGTTTTTGTATCAGGGCGGGGCAATGTCCCCGTTGCGCATCCTTGATGCAATACGCCCCGTTTACCTGCCGTTTACTTGCGGTGCTATGTAGCGCCGCCTGATCTGCTTCGGGCTAGTGCCCGCATCCCCCCCCGGTAACGCCACATCCTGAACATCATCAGGGTGTGGCGTTTTTGTGTGCGCGGTATGGTTTGTTCATCATGCGTTACTACACCGCCACCCAGCTTTCCGAGAACATGTTCACCACGCCCGAGGGCTACCTCCTCTGCGTTGGCGTACCTATCGCCCGAACCGGTGCCATGGAATACGCCGCCCACGAGGTGCCGTTTGGCAATGGAGACGGAACAGTGGTGGTGCTGCGGTCCGAGGATGTTGTCTTTGATCCGGAGACTATCTCCAGCTTTGAAGGCAAGTCCGTGACCGTGGATCATCCCGACGAGTTTGTGACCCCCGAGACCTGGCGCGAACTGACCGTTGGTCTGGCCCAGAACGTCCGGCGCGGGGTGGGAGAACAGCGGGATCTGTTGTTGGCGGATCTGCTCATCACCGACAAGGAGGCCATTGCTCTGGTTCGCGGGGGGCTGCGCGAAATATCGTGCGGGTATGACGCGGAATACGAAGGGCTGGGGCCGAATATGGGCAGGCAGGTGGACATCAGGGGTAACCACATCGCGCTGGTACATCATGGCCGATGTGGAGCCCGCTGCAAAATCAACGACAAGGAGACCCCCATGGGGAGCAAAAGCACAAAAGGGAAGGCCGGGTTTTGGGATCGCCTGTTGTCCAAGCCGGGATTCAAAAAGGCCATGGACGAGGCGCTGGAAGAAGAACGCACGTCTGCGAAGGATGAAAGCGAGACCGAAGCCGGAAAGGATAGCCCGGATGAAGTCGAACAGCAGGCCACCGATGAGGATGGTCTGGAACGGATTGCAGCCGGAGTGGAAGAAATCAAAATCATGCTGCGCGCCCTGGTCGAAGGGCAGGGCAAGACGGCCGATGAAGGTGCTGCGGAAGATGAAGGTCAGGCACAGGATGAAGACCAGGAGCAGGAAGACGAACCCGAACAGCGTCCCACCGGCGACCGGGCCTTGTCCAGACCGGCCAGCACCGGGCGGACCGGAAAATCCACACGTACGGCAGACAGTGACACGCTGCGTCGTGCCGCCGTCCTCGCACCGGCGCTGCGGTTCCGGACGGGCGATTCGGCTTGCACCGTCAAGCGCACTGCGCTGCGTATGGCCATGGGTGATGCCGCGCTGGAAAAGGTCATATCTTCCTGCCTGCGCGGCCAGAGTCTGGACAAGGCCGACCGGGTGACCGTGGACGCCGCATTCATTGCGGCAAGTGAGCTGGCCGCCGTTGGTAATAACCGGCGCACCGCCGATGCGCTCACGCGCGCCACGACAAAAGACTTCGGCAAGGCGGTAACGCCTGCAGACATCAACCGCATGAACCGTGAATACCACGACAAGGCACAGGGGAAATAGCATGACCGCCTATCTGGAACGTATGCCCGCCGGGATTCCCGGCGATGTAACCCGCAAGGGAAACGCGGTGCTGGAACCCAACATGATGGGAGCCGCCGCGCTGCCCTTTGGGGCAGTGATACAGCTGACAGGCGGCAAGGTGGCCGCCATAGCCGCCGGAGGCACTGTTTACGGCTTTCTGGTGCGCCCTTACCCCATGCAGAGTACGGAAACCGCCATGGGAGCCGGGGCGATGCCTGCCAACGCTTCCTGCGATGTCATGCGTAGCGGGTATATGGCCGTTACCCTGAAGAGCGGCACCCCCGCAAAGGGCGCTCAGGTGCATGTGCGCGTGGTCGCCGGTGCCGGGCGCTTGGTTGGCGATCTGGAAGCCGCAGCGGACGGAACGGATACCATGGCCGTGCCCGGCTGCTTCTTTATGGGCGCATCGGATGCCAACGGCATCACCGAGATCGCCTACAACGTCTAGCCAAACATCTAGACAGTAAAGGACAACACCTATGTATACGTTCGACAAACGCACAGTTGATTCCGCCGGCGCATTCATGGTCGGTGAACTGGAGCGCCTGGACAAGACGCTGCACGCTCCGCTGACCAGTGTAACCTGGAACCGTGATATCGACCTGCGCAGCGATGTGACCATCGCGGATGAAGCCAGTTCGTTTACCAACAGCTCGTTCGGGGCCGCAGGTGGCGTGAACCCCGGCGGCAAAAACTGGGTGGGTAAGAACTCCACCCAGATTGCGGGCATCGCCCTGGACATCGACAAGACAGCGCAGCCTCTGCGTCTGTGGGCAATGGAACTCGGCTTCTCCATCCCGGAACTGGCTGCCGCCGAGCAGCTCGGCCGTCCCATTGATACGCAGAAGTATGAAGGACTCAGGCTGAAGCACAACATGGACGCAGACGAGATGGTCTATGTGGGCGACTCCCTGGTCGGTGCCACGGGCCTGTGCAACCACGCGGGGATTACTCCCGAAGGCGTGACCACGACATGGGCAACCGCCACCGGCGACCAGATTCTGGACGATGTAAACGGGTTGGTTGAAGAAACCTGGAAGGCCGCAGGATACGCGGTGTGCCCCACGCACCTTCTGCTTGCTCCCCGCAAGTTCGCGCTGCTCAGCCGCCCCATAACCGCTGCGGGCAGTATGAGCATCATGGAATATATCAGCACCCAGTGCATCTCCAATGCCATCAACGGCCAGCCTCTCAAGATTCATCCCGTTAAATGGCTCACCGGACGCGGCGCTGGCGGCGTGGACCGGGCCGTGGCCTACACCAAGGGTGAACAGTTCGTCCGCTTCCCCATGGTGCCGCTGCAGCGCACCCCCGTGGAAAATCGCAGTTTGTACCAGATCACCACCTACTTCGGCCGTCTGGGCGAGGTGGAGTTCGTATACCCCGAAACCGTCGGTTACGCGGACGGCATGTAAGGAGTAGCCATGCAGGTCATCAAGGTAACCCGTTCCTTTGCTCTGCGCCACGCGGGCAAGCAGGAGCGCCGCACGTTTACCGTGGGAATGCACAAGGCAACCCAGGAAGATATGGAACACTGGTACATGCAGACCGCCCTGAAGGAGGGCTGGGCTGATGTGGTGGTGGAAGCGCCTTCCGAGGCCACGCCCGAAGATTACCCCGCAGAGGTGGAAGCTGTGCCTGTAGAGGGACAGGACTCCACTCAGGCGGAATCGGCGGAACCGGCAGAACCGGTCGTAAACACACAGGCCAAGAAGGCGAAGAAGTAGATGGGCATCACCGTTGCCGAGTTCCGTGCCAGCTTCCCCCAGTTCGGGGAAGAGCAGTTCCCCGATGGCCGGGTTACCTTCTGGATCGGTCTGGCCGCCAAGCAGCTTGCCGAGGACCGTTGGGACGAGCTGTGGCCGGAGGGCGTGTGCCTGTATGCGGCGCACCACCTTACTCTGGAGCGGGCCGCCACGCTGTCCTCGGACGGCACGGGCGGCATGCAGGCGGCAGCGGGCGCGGTGGTGTCCAAAAGCAAATCCGTGGGGTCCGTGAGCACATCGGAAAGCCGTGCCGGTGCAGCCGCCACAGGCAGCCCGGAGGCCGGGCACTGGAACGACACGATCTACGGCAAGCAATACTGGCAGTTGGCGAAACTCGTCGGAGCCGGTGGACTGGTGGTGTAGCCATGCAGGGCAAGATGACCATGCGTCAGGTGCTGGACAAGACCGCGTCCATCCGCAAGGCGGTGCAGGCGATTACGGAGCAGGATGTATACATCGGCATCCCCGAAGACAAAACCGACCGCACGTCCGGAGGCATCAGCAACGCCCAGCTGGGCTACATCCACGAGTTTGGCGCACCTGCCAACAATTTGCCCGCGCGGCCCGCACTGCTGCCGGGCATCAAGGACATACAGGAAGATGTCGCCGCGTTGCTCAAGGACGCGGCGGCATCCGCCCTGGCCGGAAACGAAGGGGCAGTTGAACGAGCTCTCAACAAGATCGGCCTGCTGGGCCAGAACAGTGTGCGCTCCAAGTTTGTGGACAACGAGTGGCCAGCGCTGCTCAACCCAAGCCCAAAGCGCCAGAAGCGTGGCGCTCTCAATCCCCTGCTGGATACCGGCCAGCTGCGTAAAGCCTATACCTACGCCGTGCGTAAACGCGGTGCGAGCCTGGTGCTGAAATGAACATGCGCGAACTGATCACGGACCCGGAACTTGGTGCCCGGACCATCGACTTTGAGCGGATCACGGAGACAGTGGACGACAAGGGGCGCGCTGTGCTGGTCACGGTAGGGGACAATGCCGTCGGCATTATCCAGCCCGCGCCTGGTGAAGAACTGGAGCGCCTGCCTGACGCGGACAGGGGGAAGGACAGCATTATGGTGTTTATCACGGTACGCCTGACGGCGGGCCGGGACGGCGAAAAGCCGGACCGGGTGCTGCACGATGGCAGGCGGTACCGCGTCTCGCTGGCAGAGTTTTGGCCGGGGGATGATGGATACACCAAGGCCTTGGCCGTACTGGAAGAGGAAACACCCGATGCCTAACACCAGTGCCACAGGCGGGTATCTCGCCCTGACGTCCGTTGCACCGCTCTCCATCATTGAGGATGCCCTGCATGATCTTATCGCAGGCATTACCGGATTGCAGGGCAGCCTCATCAGGCCGCGTTGGCAGCCGGAGCCACCGCGCCAACCGAAGCCGAGCGAGACATGGTGTGCCTTCGGGATCATGGACCACGCCGTTTCAAATTTTCCAGAGGTGCGCCACGTCGGTGCCGGGGACGGCAGCGATGAGATCATTACCCAGTCGCGGTTGACGGTCATGGTCGCCTTCTACGGCCCTGAAGGCGACGCAACCACCCTGTTGCTACGGGACGGCCTGCATGTGGCGCAAAACCGCGCCGGGTTACGCGCCATGGGGCTGGCCTTTGAATCCGCCGGGGATGTAACCCGCAATCCGGAGCTGGTGGGTAACCGCTGGCTGCCCAGGTCGGACATGACAATTTTCTTCCGGCGTGAAACGCGCCGGACAGTCGCCACTCTCAACCTGCAACACTGCGGCTGCGGCATCCTGGAAACCGATTGTGATCTTTCGGTTCCCCTGGGCGGCGGCTGCGCGGAGTAACATCATGGCCTCTACGCTTTCCGTGGACCGCGTGGTCCGCGTATCGGTCAACCTGCAGCCCAAAGCAGCTCAGCGTCGCAATTTCGGCGTGCTGTGCATTGCGGGCAGCAGCGACGTCATTATGCCCAATGAGCGCATCCGTTACTACACCGGCATTGACGGTGTGGCCAACGACTTCGGCGTGGACGCGCCGGAGTACAAGGCTGCCGAGCTGTTCTTCAGTCAGACGCCGCGCCCCTACATTCTCGGCATCGGCCGCTGGATCAAGGCGGACACCCCTGCCTACCTCATTGGCGGCACGGTCACGCAGACGGCCGTATCGGACTGGTCCGGGATTGCGGATGGTGCGTTTGGGCTGGTCGTAAACGGTACCGGCATCACCGTGGACGGGCTGGACTTTTCCGGCACCACCAACATGAACGGCGTTGCCGGAGTCATTGCCGCAGCCTTGGCTGCAGACGGCGCAACCTGCACATGGGAAGGGGATCATTTCCGCGTCGCCACAATCGGCACCGGCGCGGAGCAGGCCCTCGGCTTTGCCGTGGCACCCGGAGCCGGAACGGACATCAGTGCCAAATTGGCTGTGACCGAAGCACTGGCGCTGCCGCTCGTCGCAGGCATGGACGCCGAAACGCCGCTGGAATGCGCGCTGGAACTGGCCGATCATTCCGGAGGCTGGTATGGCCTGACGTTTGCGGATGCTCTCACCACGGCGGAACATCTCGCTGTTTCCGGCTATGTAGAGGCTGCCTCCAAAAGCCGCATGTATGCAGCAACCGTGACGGACAGCCGCATCCTCTCCTCCACTGTGACGGATGATCTTGCCTCCCAGCTCAAGGCGCTGGGCCGTAATCGCACCTTCGTGCAGTACAGCGCCAACCAGTACGCAGCCTGCTCCGCTCTGGGCAGAGCGTTTACCGTTAACTTTAACGCCAACCGCTCCACCATCACGCTCAAGTTCAAGCAGGAACCCGGCGTGGTCGCAGAAGGATTGACCGAGACGCAGGCTACAACCCTGACCAGCAAGAACTGCAACGTGTTCGCCGCATACGACAACGACACGGCCATTTTGCAAGAAGGCGTCATGTCGGGCGGCGCATTCTTCGACGAGATCCACGGGCTGGACTGGCTCCAGAACGCCGTGCAGACCGAATGCTACAACGCCCTGTATCAGTCCAAAACCAAGATTCCGCAGACCGATGCAGGGGTAAACCGGATTGTCGCCACCATATCCAAGGTGATGAAGGAAGGCGTAAACAACGGCCTGATTGCCCCCGGCATGTGGAATGCCGACGGATTCGGCCAGTTGGAAACCGGCGACTACCTGCCCACCGGATTCTATATCTATGCACAGCCGGTGGACGACCAACCGCAGTCCGAGCGTGAACAACGCAAGGCACCTCCTATTCAGGTGGCTGCAAAGCTGGCTGGTGCCATCCACTCTGTCGATGTGCAGATCGACGTAAACAGATAGGTCCAAGAGGAGTATCAACATGGGAGCATATTCGTTTCTGGAT
This region of Desulfovibrio psychrotolerans genomic DNA includes:
- the terL gene encoding phage terminase large subunit, which produces MGSKQRTKSEMDRLLAERELRRLKTEQARRNMLAFCSQIMPEFINSEFSRQTCDALDEFLEDVLAGLRPVLVFQAPPQHGKSQLVSRLFPPYAFGINPKFRIAACSYAADLARDMNRDVQRIMLDEAYTAIFPDAALNTKRVVTVEGQALRNSDRFDIVGTRGYYVCAGVGGPLTGKSVDIGIIDDPIKNEEEARSSVVKKSIAAWYRTVFLTRLSKFSGQIIMATSWATDDLAATVLKTNSRAKHLKFPAINADGEALVPELHPIEKLLETKAQLAPAQWSALYQQSPIQEGGNIFQEEWIQRWDSSVLPPYWDEIIQSWDMTFKDTDGADYVVGQVWGRHRANYYLLDQVRKRMGFTASKAAVLAMCAKYPDTTAVLIEDKANGPAVLDALRDDVPGLLPVLPDGSKVARAYAVTPLWAGGNVWIPGDDAYWTRDFVEELIAFPAGAHDDQVDSMTQALRYLRSHGLSVWDALAEG
- a CDS encoding DUF1073 domain-containing protein, coding for MGRRKDHKPGGKHWKDGFDSFSANLGLQQDNLLARSGYKPGSYISRQPQVLEDMYRTSWIVGRMVEVVAEDMVRGGVDIQSADMEASEIDALHRLLRITGVPGRLADAIKWGRLYGGGLAVILIDGHDLATPLVMDDIAEGSFRGLYVLDRNQVVPSQETVTEIGGMLGYPESYRINTQASLGGTDIHYSRCIRFIGVDLPWQQRQGEQQWGGSVVERAYDRILALDSATHGSANLLYKSFLRVIGVKNLRELLASGGKREQALTKMFTMIRQFQSNEGITLLDAEDTFQTHGWTFAGVYDALQAFAEQISGATGIPLVRLLGQSPKGFSTGESDLRIYYDTIATQQEDDLRPALTLLFSVAARSLWGKPLPESFTFDFRSLYLPTEGEKSQIATADAQSVAALHSSGLIPAHMALAELRDAGRVTGRWTSITDEDIDAAREIATAPPLPEGIEPADSAVFADPADVGEGTPNAAGI
- a CDS encoding phage head morphogenesis protein, with the translated sequence MPPESDRPDKGQPWPHPWTFADVAKNNAEQGMFRPSRAAERAYERQLRGVASQIKNALADPKTAADKLRRYARALEPWARQSAANMMSGAVRKNEQAWRSTARRMGLDMRIFMSTDVGHVVQQRIADNMALINSMVVEAADRVGALVQESMITGTRAEALADKIAQIGNVSVKRARVIAATEVSKASTALTQARAASVGSEGYIWRTARDGDTRDSHRAMEGKFVRWDSPPTLDRMTGHAGEFPNCRCYPEPVIANDAGKTFRAPLPTAVQEEAAGTHVLRSHWEKLPTSPVVPHMQGEALVGADAAMFDLRKASAYVLSPDSHIGKHKARMFQAALGFGPEHAEELQRQVMGLLPMLPASRKPDGVDSYGERFEVEVPVTGANGKTVAVKTSWIYDQVANARRLTPRLITMRVSGKKP
- a CDS encoding DUF4926 domain-containing protein, translated to MSYAELDTIRTSGPLTVTDDGTTHHIPAGTEGTVVYVHDRAAAYEVEFVLAPGSYGPNDEILDYPVECLATLTPDQITERAPDA
- a CDS encoding DUF2213 domain-containing protein, with the translated sequence MRYYTATQLSENMFTTPEGYLLCVGVPIARTGAMEYAAHEVPFGNGDGTVVVLRSEDVVFDPETISSFEGKSVTVDHPDEFVTPETWRELTVGLAQNVRRGVGEQRDLLLADLLITDKEAIALVRGGLREISCGYDAEYEGLGPNMGRQVDIRGNHIALVHHGRCGARCKINDKETPMGSKSTKGKAGFWDRLLSKPGFKKAMDEALEEERTSAKDESETEAGKDSPDEVEQQATDEDGLERIAAGVEEIKIMLRALVEGQGKTADEGAAEDEGQAQDEDQEQEDEPEQRPTGDRALSRPASTGRTGKSTRTADSDTLRRAAVLAPALRFRTGDSACTVKRTALRMAMGDAALEKVISSCLRGQSLDKADRVTVDAAFIAASELAAVGNNRRTADALTRATTKDFGKAVTPADINRMNREYHDKAQGK
- a CDS encoding structural cement protein Gp24; the protein is MTAYLERMPAGIPGDVTRKGNAVLEPNMMGAAALPFGAVIQLTGGKVAAIAAGGTVYGFLVRPYPMQSTETAMGAGAMPANASCDVMRSGYMAVTLKSGTPAKGAQVHVRVVAGAGRLVGDLEAAADGTDTMAVPGCFFMGASDANGITEIAYNV
- a CDS encoding DUF2184 domain-containing protein; the encoded protein is MYTFDKRTVDSAGAFMVGELERLDKTLHAPLTSVTWNRDIDLRSDVTIADEASSFTNSSFGAAGGVNPGGKNWVGKNSTQIAGIALDIDKTAQPLRLWAMELGFSIPELAAAEQLGRPIDTQKYEGLRLKHNMDADEMVYVGDSLVGATGLCNHAGITPEGVTTTWATATGDQILDDVNGLVEETWKAAGYAVCPTHLLLAPRKFALLSRPITAAGSMSIMEYISTQCISNAINGQPLKIHPVKWLTGRGAGGVDRAVAYTKGEQFVRFPMVPLQRTPVENRSLYQITTYFGRLGEVEFVYPETVGYADGM
- a CDS encoding DUF4054 domain-containing protein, which translates into the protein MGITVAEFRASFPQFGEEQFPDGRVTFWIGLAAKQLAEDRWDELWPEGVCLYAAHHLTLERAATLSSDGTGGMQAAAGAVVSKSKSVGSVSTSESRAGAAATGSPEAGHWNDTIYGKQYWQLAKLVGAGGLVV
- a CDS encoding phage neck terminator protein, whose protein sequence is MPNTSATGGYLALTSVAPLSIIEDALHDLIAGITGLQGSLIRPRWQPEPPRQPKPSETWCAFGIMDHAVSNFPEVRHVGAGDGSDEIITQSRLTVMVAFYGPEGDATTLLLRDGLHVAQNRAGLRAMGLAFESAGDVTRNPELVGNRWLPRSDMTIFFRRETRRTVATLNLQHCGCGILETDCDLSVPLGGGCAE
- a CDS encoding DUF3383 domain-containing protein, which produces MASTLSVDRVVRVSVNLQPKAAQRRNFGVLCIAGSSDVIMPNERIRYYTGIDGVANDFGVDAPEYKAAELFFSQTPRPYILGIGRWIKADTPAYLIGGTVTQTAVSDWSGIADGAFGLVVNGTGITVDGLDFSGTTNMNGVAGVIAAALAADGATCTWEGDHFRVATIGTGAEQALGFAVAPGAGTDISAKLAVTEALALPLVAGMDAETPLECALELADHSGGWYGLTFADALTTAEHLAVSGYVEAASKSRMYAATVTDSRILSSTVTDDLASQLKALGRNRTFVQYSANQYAACSALGRAFTVNFNANRSTITLKFKQEPGVVAEGLTETQATTLTSKNCNVFAAYDNDTAILQEGVMSGGAFFDEIHGLDWLQNAVQTECYNALYQSKTKIPQTDAGVNRIVATISKVMKEGVNNGLIAPGMWNADGFGQLETGDYLPTGFYIYAQPVDDQPQSEREQRKAPPIQVAAKLAGAIHSVDVQIDVNR